The Pseudomonadota bacterium sequence CCCTCCAGCCCGCTGGCGATCATCCCCCTTGGCCTGGAGGGCAAGACCATTGGGGCGCTTACCGTCTTCCAGCTGCTTCAGCAGAAGCAGCGTTGGGCACCCATTGACAAGGAACTATTCGAGCTGCTCGCCGCCCATTTCTCCACCGCCCTCGTGGCAGCGAACCTGTACCGTCGTGTGGCCGGTCCGCTTGACGCACTCGACGGTATCGCGGAGGTTCTGGCGGCAGCGCGGCAGACCCGCGAGAATGCGTAGCGTATGTCGGTATATTCGTGCCTAGTAGTCGAAGACTCCCCCATGATGCGCCAGTTGCTCGTGTTCGCTTTGGCGCGAATAAGGAACATGACCGTGACAGAGGCAGACGATGGCGTGGCTGGCTTGAAGCACCTGGCGGCCACCAAGTTCGATATCGTAATCACCGATATCAACATGCCGATCATGGACGGCCTCAAGCTTATTCGACGCGTTCGGGCCGACCGAGTCCACAAGGACACACCGGTGATCGTCATCACCACGGAAGGCTCGAGCGAAGACAGGCAGCGGGCGATGTCTCTCGGCGCCAACGCGTACATCACGAAACCCATCCAAGCGCCGCAGGTGATTGCTACCGTCAAGGAACTGCTCAAGATGAATGCGTAGGGGCTTGCGTTCCCGGAGGTTCATCGGCTTTGAAACCTGTGTGCTGCTCTGCTCCCCGAGGTAAGGCGTCGGGTCAAGATAACATTGCCAGGTCGGTTTTGCGGCGCCCGGCCGGCAAGGTGCGCTGTCGCGCGAATGCTCCCTGTATTCGAAGGCGGCGCAACACCGCTGGACGGGATGGGCCGAAATCGAAGTGGCGATGTCATGTTGACCCGGCGCCTGAGGTCCCGGCTTTCGGCAGGTGCCGCAAGGCGGCCGCTTTGCGGATCCGGCTTTCGTTGCTGAGCGTCGGTCTGACGCTGGGCCTACCGGTCACCAGCGAGGCGGACCTCGACTCCGAGCTTCGTCAAGGAGATGCTTCCTGGCAGAAAATCCCCGTCCACCCACCCGACTACACGCAGTGGTATCGGGCTGGGCTCTTGCTGGCATTTGGCACGGAGGCCTCCGTCGCGTACGGCCTGAGTGGCGGCTGGTGGACGACCGTACAACCGGGCTTCGGCCCGGGTCGCTTGGTGGCGGGAGCAGGCGGGCAGGTGCTCTACGGCAGCGGTTCCGGCGCGATGCGCACGCCCGACCCCACCGGCACGACACCGGCAGACGGCGTACGCATATGGATACTCGCGGCAACGGGTCACCTGCGGTATGTGCTCGACGTCGAACCGCAGTGGCGCCCCTGGGTGGGGCTGGGCGTGGGCCTGTACGGCGTCGTGGTGTCCAGCAAAGACCCCGCCGGTGCCGGCGGATCCGCAAGCGCACCGCCAACACAGGCGCGCTCAGGGCTACGCCAAGGCCTCTCGCTCAGCGCAGCCATGGACTACGATGCAGGCCGCGCCTGGTTTCTCACGCTGGCCGTGAGCGCGCATGTCCTCAAAGGCGGCTACGGAGCACTGCTGCTAACCGCCGGCCGGCGCCTTTAGTTCCTGTCCAGTGACAGCCGCGAGGACGAAAGCCGGCCTGGCGCGATTGTGGGCAGGAACTGGTACCGCTCGCCAGGGATCACGATGGATTCCCGCCGGCTCTGACGGCCCTCGACGCCAATCGATCACAATCCCTGGCAAGCGGTACTAGCTGAGCTTGCCGACTACAATCGACAAAACGGCCAGGCCCAACAAGACCGCCACGGCCAGTGTTCCCAAAGCGATGCTGCTCATCAGTCCTCCATGGGACCACGGACTTCGTCCAGTGGTACGGAGCAAGTACCGCCAAGTTGCTACCCATCGGCCTGAAAGTCAACGCCCGAACGCGCTTCGGTCCTGGTACCGCGCGCAGCGCGGCATCGACAAGAGGGTGGCCGAGCAAGCTCGGTGAGGGCCGGGTTTCGGAGCCGACCCTCACCCCCTCCTGGGGTCGGCGGAGAAACCCGGATCGAACTCCCGGCAAAGGGTACCAGTGTCCCGGCAAGGGGTGCTAGCCTGCGCCTCCAGGCTCGCCGCTGCCGCTCG is a genomic window containing:
- a CDS encoding response regulator; amino-acid sequence: MSVYSCLVVEDSPMMRQLLVFALARIRNMTVTEADDGVAGLKHLAATKFDIVITDINMPIMDGLKLIRRVRADRVHKDTPVIVITTEGSSEDRQRAMSLGANAYITKPIQAPQVIATVKELLKMNA